Proteins found in one Luteimonas chenhongjianii genomic segment:
- a CDS encoding LTA synthase family protein produces MSRSVPRAVSALTPFLLVFVVGLALLSTSRLGLSLWHADAVGAADGWTPVLLQGLRVDVATMCMFLGVAAGLYLLLPAGLRVRGAVRVLFAAWLTLALVLPFALELATPAFMHEYGLRPNRVFVEYLLYPQEVAATLGKGHLGSSLLTLALTAIAAVLGYRLLHRAMARNADAGGSWTLRAGLAVLVLALSALGIRSTLGHRPMNPALLAFSGDATVNTLPLNSFYSVAFSVRDLLREDPGARLYDIATPDAAVAAYMRERTGSTRAASTSAPMLVGRAPAYTGRPRNLVIVLEESLGAQFVGSLGGLPLTPNYDRLSTQGWAFDQLYATGTRSVRGIEAVISGYTPTPSQATVKRPRAQGHFFTLASVLARHGYDTTFYYGGESHFDNMRGFLLANGFKRVIDRKDYVAPAFVGSWGVSDEDLFDRAHAEFTRLQAEGKPFLGFVFTSSNHDPFEFPDGRIQLHDAQKATRNNAAKYADYALGRFMDRAMASPYRDDTVFLIVADHDSRAFGRTLVPVDNFHIPGLIIAPGLAPQRDGRLVSQIDLGPTLLSLVGIADPTPMIGADLTRAQGPGRALMQYDQNFAYMTDDAMVVLQPSQPALIFSRSADGTLLPRDSAPPGLVRDATMHALWGTLAYEHGWHTLPGPSRGETAPATAFSAADKR; encoded by the coding sequence ATGTCCCGCTCCGTCCCGCGCGCAGTCTCCGCGCTCACGCCGTTCCTGCTGGTGTTCGTGGTCGGGCTGGCGCTGCTGTCCACATCGCGCCTGGGTCTCTCCCTGTGGCATGCCGATGCGGTGGGCGCAGCGGATGGCTGGACGCCCGTGCTGCTGCAAGGCCTGCGCGTGGACGTGGCGACGATGTGCATGTTCCTGGGCGTGGCGGCGGGCCTTTACCTGCTGCTGCCCGCGGGCCTGCGCGTGCGTGGCGCGGTGCGCGTGCTGTTCGCCGCCTGGCTGACGCTGGCGCTGGTGCTGCCGTTCGCACTGGAGCTGGCCACGCCGGCCTTCATGCACGAGTACGGATTGCGGCCGAACCGGGTGTTCGTCGAATACCTGCTCTATCCGCAGGAAGTCGCCGCGACGCTGGGCAAGGGCCATCTGGGCAGCAGCCTGCTGACGCTGGCGCTGACCGCGATCGCCGCCGTGCTGGGCTACCGCCTGCTCCACCGCGCCATGGCACGCAACGCCGACGCAGGCGGCAGCTGGACGCTGCGCGCAGGCCTCGCGGTGCTGGTGCTCGCACTGTCGGCGCTGGGCATCCGCTCGACGCTCGGGCACCGACCGATGAACCCGGCGCTGCTGGCATTCTCCGGCGACGCCACGGTCAACACACTGCCGCTGAACTCGTTCTACTCGGTTGCGTTCTCGGTCCGCGACCTGCTGCGCGAGGACCCCGGCGCGCGGCTCTACGACATCGCCACGCCGGATGCCGCGGTGGCGGCCTACATGCGCGAGCGCACCGGCTCGACACGCGCGGCATCGACGTCCGCGCCGATGCTGGTCGGCCGCGCGCCGGCCTACACGGGCCGGCCGCGCAACCTGGTCATCGTGCTCGAGGAGAGCCTGGGCGCGCAGTTCGTCGGCAGTCTCGGTGGGCTGCCACTGACCCCGAACTACGACCGCCTGTCCACGCAGGGCTGGGCGTTCGACCAGCTCTATGCGACCGGCACACGTTCGGTGCGCGGCATCGAGGCGGTGATCAGCGGCTACACGCCAACGCCTTCGCAGGCGACCGTGAAACGACCGCGTGCGCAGGGGCACTTCTTCACCCTGGCCAGCGTGCTCGCCCGACACGGCTACGACACCACGTTCTACTACGGCGGCGAAAGTCACTTCGACAACATGCGCGGCTTCCTGCTCGCCAACGGCTTCAAGCGCGTCATCGATCGCAAGGACTACGTCGCGCCCGCATTCGTGGGCTCATGGGGCGTGTCGGACGAGGATCTGTTCGATCGCGCCCATGCCGAATTCACCCGGCTTCAGGCCGAAGGCAAGCCCTTCCTCGGCTTCGTGTTCACCTCGAGCAACCATGACCCCTTCGAATTTCCAGACGGCCGCATCCAGCTGCACGATGCGCAGAAGGCCACGCGCAACAACGCCGCCAAGTACGCCGACTACGCGCTCGGTCGCTTCATGGACCGGGCGATGGCGTCGCCCTATCGCGACGACACGGTGTTCCTGATCGTTGCCGACCACGACTCGCGGGCGTTCGGCCGCACCCTGGTACCGGTCGACAACTTCCACATTCCCGGGCTCATCATCGCCCCCGGGCTCGCGCCGCAACGCGACGGGCGTCTGGTCTCGCAGATCGATCTCGGCCCGACACTGCTTTCGCTGGTCGGGATCGCCGATCCCACGCCGATGATCGGTGCCGACCTCACCCGCGCCCAGGGCCCGGGCCGCGCCTTGATGCAGTACGACCAGAACTTCGCCTACATGACCGACGACGCGATGGTGGTGCTGCAACCGTCGCAGCCGGCCCTGATCTTCTCGCGCAGCGCCGACGGCACCCTGCTGCCGCGTGACTCCGCGCCACCCGGCCTGGTGCGCGACGCCACGATGCATGCGCTGTGGGGCACGCTGGCCTACGAGCACGGCTGGCACACGTTGCCCGGCCCCTCACGCGGCGAAACGGCACCCGCGACTGCATTCAGTGCCGCCGACAAACGTTGA
- a CDS encoding DUF1003 domain-containing protein yields MQPKPSFDYLARARAWLGGRRPELDPATREIVQRAIDRGVTSTDPGELLDNVTVGEALADRVAAFGGSWTFIALFVGALVAWVALNTAALGSHAIDPFPYIFLNLMLSIIAALQAPVIMMSQNRQASKDREMAGYDYAVNLKAELEIMALHEKMDAMRSDQIMLLLAQQQTQLDLLTRLVERASEGAGDAGGGVSDAPPQSSVP; encoded by the coding sequence ATGCAGCCCAAGCCATCCTTCGACTATCTCGCCCGCGCCAGGGCCTGGCTTGGTGGCAGGCGCCCGGAACTCGATCCGGCCACCCGCGAAATCGTGCAACGGGCAATCGACCGCGGGGTCACGTCCACGGATCCGGGCGAGCTGCTGGACAACGTTACGGTCGGCGAAGCGCTCGCGGACCGGGTGGCCGCGTTCGGCGGCTCGTGGACCTTCATCGCGCTGTTCGTCGGCGCGCTGGTCGCCTGGGTGGCGCTCAACACTGCCGCGCTGGGCAGCCATGCGATTGATCCGTTTCCCTACATCTTCCTCAATCTGATGCTGTCGATCATCGCCGCGCTGCAGGCGCCGGTGATCATGATGAGCCAGAACCGGCAGGCCTCGAAGGACCGGGAGATGGCGGGTTACGACTACGCGGTCAACCTGAAGGCCGAGCTCGAGATCATGGCGCTGCACGAGAAGATGGACGCGATGCGCAGCGACCAGATCATGCTGCTGCTCGCCCAGCAGCAGACCCAGCTCGATCTGCTGACGCGTCTGGTCGAACGGGCCAGTGAGGGCGCAGGGGATGCGGGTGGCGGTGTGTCGGACGCGCCGCCGCAGTCCTCCGTGCCCTGA
- a CDS encoding ABC transporter ATP-binding protein: MPDVTAPAVLLRDVRLDRGGRSVLSGIDLSVPRGSVTAVLGPSGSGKSTLLSALTGELVPAAGTVEVFGQRVPTRMRELLELRKSIGVLLQGNGLLTDLTAGENIALPLRMHTKLPKPVIARLVAMKLQAVGLRAAGDLYPRELSGGMARRVALARALALDPPLMIYDEPLTGLDPIASGVIMSLIGRLNASLGLTSIIVTHHVHETLPVADHAIVIANGRIVFQGTPAELEASDDALVRQFLRGEPDGPIAFDRGDLAPMEAAR, encoded by the coding sequence ATGCCCGACGTCACCGCCCCTGCAGTGCTGCTGCGCGATGTCCGCCTCGACCGGGGCGGGCGCAGCGTGCTGTCGGGCATCGATCTGTCGGTGCCGCGCGGCAGCGTGACCGCCGTGCTGGGGCCGTCGGGCAGCGGCAAGTCGACGCTGCTCTCGGCGCTCACCGGTGAACTGGTGCCGGCCGCGGGCACGGTCGAGGTCTTCGGCCAACGCGTACCCACCCGCATGCGCGAGCTGCTGGAGCTGCGCAAGAGCATCGGCGTGCTGCTGCAGGGCAACGGCCTGCTGACCGATCTCACTGCAGGCGAGAATATCGCCCTGCCGCTGCGCATGCACACGAAGCTGCCCAAGCCGGTGATCGCGCGCCTGGTCGCGATGAAGCTGCAGGCCGTGGGCCTGCGCGCCGCCGGCGACCTCTATCCGCGCGAGCTGTCGGGCGGCATGGCACGCCGCGTGGCCTTGGCGCGCGCGCTGGCGCTGGACCCGCCGCTGATGATCTACGACGAGCCGCTGACGGGTCTGGACCCGATTGCCTCGGGAGTGATCATGAGCCTGATCGGCCGCCTCAACGCATCGCTGGGCCTGACGAGCATCATCGTCACCCATCACGTGCACGAGACCCTGCCGGTGGCCGACCACGCGATCGTGATCGCCAACGGCCGCATCGTCTTCCAGGGCACGCCGGCCGAACTCGAGGCCAGTGACGACGCACTCGTGCGCCAGTTCCTCCGCGGCGAGCCGGACGGGCCCATCGCATTCGACCGCGGCGATCTCGCCCCCATGGAGGCTGCCCGATGA
- a CDS encoding MlaE family lipid ABC transporter permease subunit produces MIAGIRALGRAGLFSLSVFRASKPTADFFAELVREIYKIGGRSLPIIAVGGAFVGLSLTLLGYRALETYGASNQVSVLIGLGLYRELAPVLTALLFVGRAGSSISAELGLMRATDQITALGLMAIDPVAKVVAPRFWAAVICVPLLTAFFCSLALSASWFQAVQILGIDSGMFWQAMQDAVDFRADFLTAFLKSAVFGGTAALVASYVGFHAEPTIEGTSVATTRAVVNASLLVLMFNFVMSAFLFR; encoded by the coding sequence ATGATCGCCGGGATCCGCGCGCTCGGCCGCGCCGGCCTGTTCTCGCTGTCGGTGTTCAGGGCATCGAAGCCGACCGCCGACTTCTTCGCCGAGCTGGTTCGCGAGATCTACAAGATCGGCGGCCGCAGCCTGCCGATCATCGCCGTCGGCGGCGCCTTCGTCGGCCTGTCGCTCACTCTGCTGGGTTACCGCGCGCTGGAGACCTATGGCGCCAGCAACCAGGTCAGCGTGCTGATCGGGCTTGGCCTGTACCGCGAGCTCGCCCCGGTGCTGACCGCGCTGCTGTTTGTTGGTCGCGCCGGCAGTTCGATCTCGGCCGAGCTCGGGCTGATGCGCGCCACCGACCAGATCACCGCGCTGGGCCTGATGGCGATCGATCCGGTGGCCAAGGTCGTCGCGCCGCGCTTCTGGGCTGCGGTGATCTGCGTGCCGCTGCTGACCGCGTTCTTCTGCAGCCTGGCGTTGTCGGCGAGCTGGTTCCAGGCGGTGCAGATCCTCGGCATCGACAGCGGCATGTTCTGGCAGGCGATGCAGGACGCGGTCGATTTCCGCGCCGATTTCCTGACCGCGTTCCTCAAGTCCGCGGTGTTCGGCGGCACGGCGGCGCTCGTTGCGTCCTACGTCGGCTTCCATGCCGAGCCGACGATCGAAGGCACCTCGGTCGCGACGACGCGCGCGGTGGTCAATGCCTCGCTGCTGGTGCTGATGTTCAATTTCGTGATGTCCGCCTTCCTGTTCCGCTGA
- the mlaD gene encoding outer membrane lipid asymmetry maintenance protein MlaD has protein sequence MTSARGPRLEFAVGAFLLLALASLLVLAIASTNGQFGFSRGGTYPLTARFSNLGQLRPNAPVKVGGVTIGRVTGIDLDPVRFDSIVTMKIDDRFNEIPADTSAAILTGGLLGESYIGLAVGGDLEVLQPGEEIAFTSPAVDLMQMVGKYMFGGGGGDADADAATPASPEAGFASPDAPSNEGVTP, from the coding sequence ATGACAAGCGCACGTGGTCCCCGTCTCGAGTTCGCCGTCGGCGCGTTCCTGTTGTTGGCGCTCGCCTCGCTGCTGGTGCTGGCGATCGCGTCGACCAACGGCCAGTTCGGCTTCAGCCGCGGCGGTACCTATCCGTTGACCGCCCGCTTCAGCAATCTGGGCCAGCTGCGTCCCAACGCCCCGGTCAAGGTGGGTGGGGTGACGATCGGGCGCGTGACCGGCATCGATCTTGATCCGGTGCGTTTCGATTCGATCGTGACGATGAAGATCGATGACCGCTTCAATGAAATTCCGGCCGATACCTCGGCGGCCATCCTTACCGGCGGACTGCTCGGCGAGAGCTACATCGGCCTGGCGGTCGGCGGGGATCTGGAAGTCCTGCAGCCGGGCGAGGAGATCGCGTTCACCTCGCCGGCGGTCGACCTGATGCAGATGGTCGGCAAATACATGTTCGGCGGTGGCGGCGGCGATGCCGATGCCGACGCCGCCACGCCCGCCTCCCCCGAGGCCGGCTTCGCGTCCCCGGACGCGCCCTCCAACGAAGGAGTCACCCCATGA